Below is a genomic region from Sphingomonas phyllosphaerae.
GAGGCGCTGAGTGCGCCGCATGGGGCGGTGGCGGCCTATCCGGGAACGTGCCGTGATGCACCGGAGCGTGACGCGCCGCATTGCTGGCGGCTCGATATGGCGGCGGCGGTGGCGCGCTGCGGCGACCTGTCGTGGTCCGATCACGGGCGAGTGGTGGCGAACGGAGCGCTGGCGCAGGGCGACGTGGTGCTGGCGCGCAAGGATGCGCCGGCGAGCTATCATCTGGCGGTGACGGTCGACGATGCTGCGCAAGGCGTGACGGATGTGGTGCGCGGGCGCGACCTGTTCGCGGCGACGCATGTGCACCGCGTGTTGCAGGCGCTGCTGGGGCTGCCGGTGCCGCGCTGGTGGCATCACGATTTGCTCGTCGGGGCGGATGGCGCGCGGCTGGCGAAGCGGCATGGTGCGCCGACGCTCGCGGCGCTGCGCGAGGCGAGGGTGGATGGGCGCGAGGTCGCGGCCAGGTTGCGGGCGGGGGCGGTATAGCGCCCGCCGCCGGGTTCGCCGTTGGTAGGGAGCCATGGCGGGTGGAGGAACACTCACAACTCGCCATGTGCACCGTCGCCCCTGCGAAGGCAGGGGCCTATGGCTGTGTCGGCTTGGTGGACGGCTCGACACATTGAGCGAGGCGTGTGTGTCAGCCTTTCTCCTTGACGCGACAGACATGGGCCCCTGCCTGCGCCGGGGGCGACGGGATTGGATGCGGCGATGTGTCCGGCGGCAGATGGCGAGTGGAGTAGCGTTGAAACCTTCCGGCGCGCGCCGTTGCCCCCGCCCTCGCAGGGGCGACGGGATGGCCATTGCCGTTTGCGCCGCCGCGTCTTAGCATCGGTTCATG
It encodes:
- the gluQRS gene encoding tRNA glutamyl-Q(34) synthetase GluQRS, translated to MSVVTRFAPSPTGRLHMGHAFSAIRAHDFARERGGQFLLRIEDIDGTRSRPEHVATIVDDLRWLGLTWDGAVTFQSARLDVYAAVLEQLRELRLLYRCYCTRAEIAEALSAPHGAVAAYPGTCRDAPERDAPHCWRLDMAAAVARCGDLSWSDHGRVVANGALAQGDVVLARKDAPASYHLAVTVDDAAQGVTDVVRGRDLFAATHVHRVLQALLGLPVPRWWHHDLLVGADGARLAKRHGAPTLAALREARVDGREVAARLRAGAV